The genomic region CGAGATCAGTAATGCTGCTGATACGAGAAGGAAGCCCCTCTTCAGGAAATGACCGCACCTCATCACAGTCACCTGTAATCTCAAAATCAATCAGTGATTCCATTCCATGCAAACCACATTGCTCTCTAGACTTGATATTGATACAAAGGGAAGTAAGAGTGTTAAGTAGCGGGCTCTTTCGAAACTCCTTTTCCTCACCACATCCATTTGTGGTCTCATAACAAGTTGGCGACTCCATTCTATACAAACCAAATTCCTCCAGTTCTTTGCAATCGGTGATAACCAAAGATTGTAGGCTGGGGAGCAATCCCTCTGCCTGCATCAACTGGAGATTCTCGCAGCTGTCGATCTCAAGCTCTTTAAGTGAGGTGGGGCCGTGAAGCCCTTCGCCCAAAAGTTTGAGATTCGAAAGTGTGCTGATACTAGAAGAAGTGATATGAAGCTTTTCCAGTGAGGTGAGGCCGCGAAGCCGTTCACCTAGGATTTTGAGATCTGAATTTGTGCTGGTAAGTTTCGGACAATCAAATAACTTCAAGTTTTGGAGACATGGTAGATAGGTGCGCTTGGGTAACTCACCGATTAATTCACCACAATTTTGTATTCTAAGCTCTTGGAGGGAAGGGAATGGTAAATGGCAAGTCAAACTCTTCCAACTTATCATCCCTTTAAAGGACAAAATTTTTAGAGATCTGAACGGTAAATTTCCAGACTTGCCATCCTCATCTGATCCAAAAGTCGCCGATTCTAATCTGTTCATCTTTGAGATGTAGAGCTCTTGAAGAGAAGATAACCTCCCCAGCGATGGCAAGGACTCACAAAAGCTGCAGTTGGTTAGATGTAAGATCACCATGTTAGAGAACTTGACAACACCTAACCAATTGGGAAATGTTCTACCACTGTAGTTTTCAATGGTAAGCTTCTCCAAATCTGTATGAGGCTCCAGACTTTCGAGAACACTCAGTGCATAATCAGTCCTAGTATTAGTAGTAGTCCATCTGAAAACTAACTCACAAAGATAACTCTTACTTTTCAAGTTTGCCTTTGAAGCTTGTTGGACATTGTGTACATTCTCCAACCTTGAGATGGAAAGCCTACCACGAAGACATGGAAGCTCGCCCAATTCACTGATCTTCGATGATTGATCATCTTCACCCACCAAAAAATCAGTCAACATTTGGAGATtctttaattttccaaaattagGTGGCAACTTCGTTATTGACGTGCTTCCACTCATATCTAGATGACGTAAATTAATAAGTTTTCCAATTTCTGCTGGTAACCCAGTGAGACTATAACAACTTGACAACAATAACGTTTGCATATTATACAAAGAACATGTTGTGCTTGGTAACTCAGAGATGGATGAGTTAGACAAGTCCAAGTAGCGTAGATGTATCAATTCATGCAGATCAGGCAGCTTATTGATATCAAGACCACATAAAGAGAGCACACGTAAGGATTTCAATTTTGGCAACATTTCTTGACTAAATATTCTACCCGAGCCATGGCATGGACGAGTATTTGAAGAGCCTAGTAAAAGGAAGGTTCTCATGGATTTTACCTCAAATTTATCGAGGCTATCAAACTCATTCACCAACCAAGCAAAATGCCGAGCCTTTTCCAGAATTCCTTGTGGCTTGCCGTCCTCAAACTTGCAACAAAATTCTCCAGATGCAAATTGTGCTAAATCATTGACAAGGTCATGCATCACAAAGTGTTGTTTATTGCGATTTGATGCTTGAACAAATGATCTTGACAATAGTTCAAGAAAGTACTTGTCTCCGATTTCTTCCATTGACTCCTCACCTTTTGGCTGCTGCAAGAAACCTTCCGCCATCCACAAGAAAAtcaatttctcttttttgaaCTCATAGCCCTTTGAAAACACTGAACAATAAGCAAAGCACTGTTTGAGATGTGGATGAAGATGATCGTAGCTCAATCTTAATGCGGGAAGTATACCATTCTTATCATTAGGCAGATCCCATATCTTGCTATGTAGTATTCTACGCCATTGCTTAGTTTCTGATTCTGAGTGCAAGAGGCTCCCGAGTGTTTTTGCAGCTAAAGGTAGGCCTTGGCACTTAATTGCAATATCATGgccaatttctttcaaatttggATGATCGTCAGGGTTGCTAATCCCGAAtgcatatttttcaaataacttCTGGCAGCATTCGTTTGACAATTGTGGTAGATGATGAGTAGCAATAGCACGCATGATTGATGCAACGCCTTGATTACGAGTCGTCACAATAATTCTACTCCCGCATTCTCCAGCTTTTAAGGGAGCTGACAATAAATCCCAATCAAATAAATTCTCGTTCCAAATGTCATCTAAGACAAGCAGAAATCTTTTTCCGCTCAATGTCGCCTTTAGTGTGACTTGAAGAACATTCAGGTCTGTGACATGACAGTTCTGTGAAACGACCGACTCAAAAATTGTTCTTGTTACTTTAAAAACATCAAGTTCTTCTGAAACATGAACCCATGCTCTGAATTTACGAAAATGTTTCATGACCCTGGAGTCATTATACAAAAGCTGAGCCAGCGTAGTCTTCCCAACTCCAGGAATCCCGACTATTGCAATTACAGGAATTTCGCTTTCCTGTACAGTACCACCAAGCAAAAATTCCATTAGTTTCTCTTTATCTTTGTCTCTACCAAACACTTCAGATTCGTCTAGCAAAGAAGTAGTCTGGCGCCTGGGTGGTGGTTTCACCCTTGCACTTCCCTTGAGATTGAGGAGATCTCTCCGTTTTGCTAAATTTTCTAGTCTTTCAGTTATATTTTTGAGCCTGTCTCTTACACTTGTATAAGATGGAATAATTGGAGAGGATCGCTCCACTACCACGTTTACCGCAGCCATTACTTTGCCCTTAACTCTGCCCTCCATCTTGCGTTTCAAAGCGTCAGTGGTGGCTACGTCCAGCAGATCGTCAGCATCGTAGGCAGCATATTTGAGCTCGTTGAGCCACTCTTTCACCTTTGGATTCGTGATCTGCTTCTCCTCTGCATCACTGAGAACTGCTTCAGCAGTCAGCAGCTCTAGCTTGAGCTTGTCAATGAACTCCTTATCTGTTTTAAAGAAGTTTTTGACTGAGTCACTATCCAAAACTTTTATTAGTCCAAAGAGTGCCGATGACAATGGCGCGAGCGCAGACACACTGACCATTTTTTCTGCTTTGCAATGGAATGATcaaagagaagagagattgGGTTGTGAAGTGTGAGGAAGTCTCTGCAGTCTACGAATTGCTTCTTGCTATATTTGAGTTGAGTCCcaactgtcaaaaaaaaaaatttccccctCCTGTCTCTACTTTTTGACTTGTGGCATATACTATCATGATTGTAACCCACATGGCTGCCTAaacaaaatgcaaaatgaaGTAGTGCTGTCCAGATAATTCACATAGCGAAAAAAAAGTAGTGCTGTCCAGATTAGCCATTAGAATCTtatgggtgatttttttttttttttttaacaggttATGGGTGAATTATTAGCTTTgacagtttctcaaaaaaaaaaaaaatattattagcttTGACTTGGTAAGTAGAACGAATTTATTATATATCGTGGATGGATGCATTGAATGTAATAACAGCCTACCCAAGCTAACACCTTAAACACGGTTAAATCAcctaataaacatttttttttattgaattgatATTTTAAATATCCCATATGTGATTAATAACTTAACATACTTaccaaattttgtgttaataagatatatttatcatttaatttataaacaagaattttttatacattattttaaaatacaaaaaatttaaatttaaaaaaatttataaatgaaatagatattAATCTCAAATTGTTTTTTCGCATAtagagtataaaaaaaatgtaattcaatcatgaatttttttaaggagaaattacattttatcgCTCTAAACCATACTATTGATTACACTTTGTGCCCTAAACTATAGTTCTTGTTACACTTTATACCCCGACATCAAGTTTGTTGTTAACttagatttttaaaactatggcaCTATGTGAAAAAGCATAATTGCCTCTATTATCATGTCCTTAAGAATAAAtgagaaattacatttttactACCCTAAACTATACTCCTAATTACATTTTTCTCCCTAAACTTGAATTTCTGTCCAAGTTAACAATAAACTTAATATTTGGATGTGttcctcaaaaaataaaaataaaacttaatattGGGATGCAAAGTATAACAATTTTCATAGCTTAGGGTACAAAACGTGCAATTGAAAAGTTTAGAGGGTAAAGTGTAATATAAGGTATATCTTAGGgtggtaaattgtaatttttcattttaaaaaaattagcatctagtaaaaaaattgagtggtataatattgtttaaatatacaCAGTGTAACCCTAAACTTGAATTTCTGTCCAAGTTAGCATTAACTTATTGTTGAGGTGCAAAATGTAACAAGAGTTATAGTTTAAGGTACAAAATAtacattcaaaaaatttaaggtgcaaagtgtaacataAAGTATAGTTTTGGgtgataaaatataattttcccttttaaaaaaaattagtactagtataaaaatattgagtggtataatattgtttaaatctACACATTGCAACCTAAACCTAAATCTAACCCTAATATATTCCAATTATTGTTttgattagtatttttttaatttgttaatatttaATGTATGCACCTATATAATTATCCTAGGCTTTCATgtacttcttttaaaaaaaaattatatttgaatattgTAAGAGCTGGAAATGTAAAGGCCtaagcccacttagaatagtgttGCCTAGATATTCAAATCAAGCCCaaacaatgaatttttaatAGAGTGAGATTCTGAACTAAGTACATCACTGAGATTGTTCCAAGTATAAAGCTAACACAGCTTAAATGAGAAATAGAAGTAAATGAAACAGAGATTCCATGAAAATACTACCTCGGGCAAGTCCGAGGATGGGTCTAATATTGATAATTTAGGATGAAACTGCTTTACAGGATATCTCTTTGCTTTCTCACTTGTTCCTTTCCCATTAGAAAATTTCCATCCCTCTTTTATGGGAGTTCTCTTCCTTATATAATTCATTCATTTGCATCTCAGCCCTCTACTTATACGTCTCAGAAGATTCTATAGGATATTTATTCCATCAAAACCATTCTGGAGGTGGTTCAGACGGTTGCTTGCtgtgaagttactgttcatggGTCATTTTCTCATAATACAGCTAGTTAGATTAGTGCAAAGTATTAAATACGGAAGTGAGTGGTGTATTTTTCAGAAAACTTCCTCCCACCACCCTTGGAGGTCTTGTACCCTGTCGTTGCTATCCCTCCCCTTAATTTCAATATTTTGGCCtaataataaatgtttaatGTTTTGGCCGAATAATAAATGTTTTGTAACTTTAGTTTACTACCACCCTTAATATATGAGAAGAATACACATAACATGtaaaaagaaattcaataatatattatggAGGGTTGAATGTTCAAGTgggaacaaaacaaaaactgaaaaaggaGATACCAATTTGACATCcgtcaaaatttaaaataagatgAAAAGCAACGTCatggaaaacaaaaagaaaaattcacgTGATTGGTGGGCACGACATAATGGGATTCAGAttctctagagttcttagggtactctaccaagtagagttcattaaattctaaccactctttaatgatttaatggtctaaattttgccatgtcagcattgcattaacaatcatcttaattgttttgtttacaacactattttattattttaagaatattattaatgaaatgctgacatggcaaaatctaaaccattaaatcattaaagagtggttaggatttaatgaactctacttggtagagtacctaggaactctagaggatctgaatccgaCATAATGGGCCGATGGAGAAGAGGAAAATTTCACGtgatcacaatatttttattattatctatt from Castanea sativa cultivar Marrone di Chiusa Pesio chromosome 11, ASM4071231v1 harbors:
- the LOC142614871 gene encoding putative disease resistance RPP13-like protein 1 → MVSVSALAPLSSALFGLIKVLDSDSVKNFFKTDKEFIDKLKLELLTAEAVLSDAEEKQITNPKVKEWLNELKYAAYDADDLLDVATTDALKRKMEGRVKGKVMAAVNVVVERSSPIIPSYTSVRDRLKNITERLENLAKRRDLLNLKGSARVKPPPRRQTTSLLDESEVFGRDKDKEKLMEFLLGGTVQESEIPVIAIVGIPGVGKTTLAQLLYNDSRVMKHFRKFRAWVHVSEELDVFKVTRTIFESVVSQNCHVTDLNVLQVTLKATLSGKRFLLVLDDIWNENLFDWDLLSAPLKAGECGSRIIVTTRNQGVASIMRAIATHHLPQLSNECCQKLFEKYAFGISNPDDHPNLKEIGHDIAIKCQGLPLAAKTLGSLLHSESETKQWRRILHSKIWDLPNDKNGILPALRLSYDHLHPHLKQCFAYCSVFSKGYEFKKEKLIFLWMAEGFLQQPKGEESMEEIGDKYFLELLSRSFVQASNRNKQHFVMHDLVNDLAQFASGEFCCKFEDGKPQGILEKARHFAWLVNEFDSLDKFEVKSMRTFLLLGSSNTRPCHGSGRIFSQEMLPKLKSLRVLSLCGLDINKLPDLHELIHLRYLDLSNSSISELPSTTCSLYNMQTLLLSSCYSLTGLPAEIGKLINLRHLDMSGSTSITKLPPNFGKLKNLQMLTDFLVGEDDQSSKISELGELPCLRGRLSISRLENVHNVQQASKANLKSKSYLCELVFRWTTTNTRTDYALSVLESLEPHTDLEKLTIENYSGRTFPNWLGVVKFSNMVILHLTNCSFCESLPSLGRLSSLQELYISKMNRLESATFGSDEDGKSGNLPFRSLKILSFKGMISWKSLTCHLPFPSLQELRIQNCGELIGELPKRTYLPCLQNLKLFDCPKLTSTNSDLKILGERLRGLTSLEKLHITSSSISTLSNLKLLGEGLHGPTSLKELEIDSCENLQLMQAEGLLPSLQSLVITDCKELEEFGLYRMESPTCYETTNGCGEEKEFRKSPLLNTLTSLCINIKSREQCGLHGMESLIDFEITGDCDEVRSFPEEGLPSRISSITDLENLLQHLTSLKSLEIKCSMTLKSIL